Proteins from one Sabethes cyaneus chromosome 2, idSabCyanKW18_F2, whole genome shotgun sequence genomic window:
- the LOC128734967 gene encoding rab-like protein 6: protein MFSVFKKLAAKGDGSAGTAGATGAGSGALPESVGQQMSDSLRKKFSRGVQYNMKVIIKGDRNVGKSCLLERLQGKAFLEQYNPTEQIQVASIQWSFKATDDIVKVEVWDVVDRGKAKPKSGGLKLNTDQVEDIPVLDAEFLDVYKGTHCVIMVMDITKAWTFDYVCRELPKVPADIPVLLLGNHCDMGHHRVISKDQVQGFIEEVSQNRSAEIVYGDSSMRNGFGLRLLHKFFGIPFLYLQRNALEASLKKNEQDADICRLEISEFLKSTESEYSNFLENLINRKKSKEPPHPQSVSMPSTPLDGMPRPTKSIILGGGHPIIVPDRNSHLAVASTTTVNTAKLTTTSVSSTRASPARSSPAGVDALRIPRSATLGSIPADSANSAGGFVAAGGGFSTGKICNVDEFCPDGGVLDKSFLDDTSDAAAIGGLPEPVAESDSDEDGHHNPLVSRFDDEFGAGDEKEQLQLRTTLALATEAASKSKRSNPLLRHSATPSPNPTVVDRAFSFSSIEMEIDRVDESTANAGGDVETGSLSNSESWSLDTKERRSPEGGEDVDSSVSAACLKSSSGGSSRKSKDKDRSGSSKHKKSKKSSREKDESREERRKSKRRSHVDDFVQEMKSSVEYCEEAYEAI from the exons ATGTTTTCCGTGTTTAAGAAACTGGCCGCCAAGGGCGATGGCTCGGCCGGGACTGCGGGCGCTACCGGCGCCGGTTCCGGTGCCCTGCCGGAGTCCGTTGGCCAGCAGATGTCCGATTCGCTGCGGAAAAAGTTTTCCCGTGGGGTGCAATATAACA TGAAAGTTATCATCAAGGGCGACCGGAACGTGGGAAAATCGTGCTTGCTGGAGCGTTTGCAGGGTAAAGCTTTTCTCGAGCAGTACAACCCGACCGAACAGATTCAGGTGGCTTCGATACAATGGTCGTTCAAGGCGACGGATGACATTGTGAAGGTTGAAGTGTGGGACGTAGTAGACCGTGGGAAAGCCAAGCCGAAAAGCGGTGGACTGAAGCTAAATACGGACCAAGTGGAAGACATTCCGGTGCTGGATGCGGAGTTTTTGGATGTTTATAAGGGTACACATTGTGTGATTATGGTGATGGACATCACCAAGGCTTGGACGTTCGATTACGTGTGCAGAGAACTGCCCAAGGTGCCGGCCGATATTCCGGTACTGCTGCTGGGTAACCACTGTGACATGGGTCACCATCGAGTGATCAGTAAGGATCAGGTGCAAGGTTTCATCGAGGAAGTTAGTCAGAATCGGTCGGCGGAGATCGTCTATGGGGATAGCTCGATGAGGAATGGGTTCGGTTTGCGACTGCTGCATAAGTTTTTCGGTATTCCGTTCCTGTATTTGCAGCGGAACGCTCTGGAGGCATCACTGAAGAAAAATGAACAGGATGCCGATATTTGCAGGCTTGAGATTAGCGAGTTTTTG AAATCCACTGAGTCTGAGTATAGTAATTTCTTGGAGAATCTCATCAACCGGAAGAAGTCGAAGGAGCCACCGCATCCACAGTCGGTTTCGATGCCGTCCACACCGCTGGACGGTATGCCTCGGCCTACGAAAAGTATCATCCTCGGTGGTGGTCATCCGATTATAGTTCCGGACAGAAACAGTCACCTGGCGGTGGCTTCGACGACGACCGTCAATACTGCCAAGTTGACTACTACGTCTGTATCCTCTACGCGTGCGTCCCCCGCACGGTCTTCCCCTGCCGGGGTGGATGCGCTTAGGATTCCCAGAAGTGCCACCCTAGGATCGATCCCGGCGGATAGTGCCAACAGTGCAGGTGGATTTGTTGCCGCCGGAGGCGGCTTTTCGACCGGTAAGATCTGTAATGTTGATGAATTCTGCCCCGATGGAGGAGTTTTGGATAAATCTTTTCTGGACGACACCTCGGATGCAGCTGCCATTGGCGGTCTTCCGGAACCGGTCGCTGAGTCTGATAG TGATGAGGACGGTCATCACAACCCACTGGTTTCTCGATTTGACGACGAGTTTGGTGCCGGGGACGAAAAGGAGCAGCTTCAGCTGCGAACGACGCTGGCCTTAGCCACCGAAGCGGCAAGCAAATCTAAAAGATCGAACCCGCTTTTGCGACACAGTGCGACTCCGTCGCCCAATCCGACTGTGGTCGACCGAGCCTTTTCCTTTTCCAGCATTGAAATGGAAATCGATCGAGTGGATGAATCGACTGCGAATGCAGGCGGCGACGTCGAAACTGGTTCCCTGTCGAATAGCGAAAGCTGGTCGTTGGACACGAAGGAACGTCGCTCACCGGAAGGAGGTGAAGATGTAGATTCTAGTGTTTCTGCCGCCTGTCTGAAGAGTAGTAGCGGTGGCAGCAGTCGGAAG AGCAAGGACAAGGATCGAAGCGGCAGCAGTAAGCACAAGAAGTCGAAAAAATCCAGCCGGGAGAAGGACGAATCGCGCGAGGAGCGACGGAAAAGCAAACGCCGAAGCCATGTCGATGACTTCGTGCAGGAGATGAAGTCCAGCGTCGAGTACTGCGAGGAAGCCTACGAAGCGATCTGA